The genomic stretch CCTGACCGTCGCACTCGCGATTACGAGTGCATCGGTTGTCATGTCTCCGGCAGCGCTGATCCTACTCGAACATTCCAAAGTTCAAGCGGACGCAGCCGACGTCGCCCCAGACAAACGATCCAAACTTATCAAAGGGCTACTCAACACGTTTTTAAAGCCTGTTGTGATTGCCCCGATCGCCGGGATTCTCATAGCGCTTCTGGGATGGCCACTTCCACGCCTGCTTGCCCAGTCGCTCAACATCATCGGCAGCACAACAGCAGGGCTGGCATTATTTTCCACTGGACTCATACTCGCCGCGCAGCCGTTCCGGTTGTGCGGCGAGGTGTGGGTTGACGTCGCGCTTAGCAATGTCTTGCAACCACTGATTGCCCTGCTTATGGCATCCGCACTAGCGCTCCCAAAGACCATAGCCGGAGAGGCGATTCTTCTTTCTGCTATTCCTTGCGGCTCATTCGGCATTCTATTTGGCCTCTCATACAACGTTCGAGATACAACGGCTGGCACGACACTGGTTGTTTCCAGCATCCTTTCTGCCGTGACGCTAAGTGTCACGATATTGCTCCTCAATCACAGATGGTGACCATCACTACCCGACCGTATCAAACGACGTCCACGGTTCATACTATCTGTCCAATGTCGGGAATGCATTGCTAAGGAGTCTCACATGCGTTTCATCAGCTTTGCTCGTGACAACGTTTCCGGTATCGCAATTAAAAGCAAAAACGATGTCTACCTTGCGCTTGACCAAACCAACCCAAAATTTCCGGGCGATCTGACCTCACTCATAAAGTCCGGCGGTGAAGCACTGACTGCTGCGAGACGGTCGCTAGAAACACATGGTTTCCCCCTCGACCTCACTGATTGCATCCTCTTGCCACCCATCGCCGAACCGGAAAAAATCATCTGTGTCGGTCTGAACTACGTCGATCATTCGCACGAAGCGGGATTCGAGGTGCCTGATTATCCGACACTCTTCGCGAGATTCCGAAGCAGTCTGATCGGACACGGCGCGCCGATCCGGCGGCCAAACGAGTCCGAACAGCTCGACTATGAAGGCGAGTTGGTCGCCGTTGTGGGTCGGGAGGGCCGACGAATTCCCAAAGGTTCCGCGTTGGCCCATGTCGCGGGATATACGGTTTTCAACGATGCGACCCTGCGCGACTATCAGTTTCGAACACCACAGTGGACTATGGGAAAGAACTTCGACGAAACGGGCGCGATAGGGCCGCAATTTGTCACCGCTGACGAACTGCCGCCAGGTGCGGTCGGCCTGCGGATTCAAACCCGACTCAATGATGTGGTGGTCCAGAATGCCAACACAAGCCAGATGGTCTTTGACGTGGCAACGCTAATCGCGCTAATCAGCGATGCGATGACACTTCGACCGGGTGACCTCATCGTGACGGGTACGCCGTCGGGAATCGGGATGGCGAGAAAACCTCCGCTCTGGATGAAACCGGGTGATGTTTGCGAGGTTGAAATCGAGCAGATCGGCGTGTTGCGCAACCCGATTGAGAAGGATTAGCCATGAAAATCACGACTAGCCCGTAGATGAACAATCTTGCCTCCAGGTACACCGTTCGCGGGTGATCAGTATGTACAGCCGAATCAACCTGAGGGCGATGTAACTCCACGCGTCCCAACTCATTTTCTCCACCAGAGGCCATGCTCTCAAGAACCCCGTCACGCCGAACGAGCCCATGGAAAAGCGCTGCTGCATGATGGACCATGATGGTGGCAAACAGCAGGTACGCAAGCATCGTATGCAAGTGGCAGCCCTTCTTACGACTCCAGGAACGCAAGAAGGTCGGCATTTACGCGATCAAAGTGAGTCGTGCACATTCCGTGAGGTGCACCCGGGTAGACCTTGAGCGTTGCGTTCTTGATGATCTTCGCGGACTTTCTCCCCGAGTCGTCCAATGGGACAATCTGATCATCATCGTCCTGCAAGATCAACGTCGGTACGTCAATTTTCTCGAGATCCGACGTGTAGTCAACCTCCGAAAACTGCTTGACGCACTCATATTCGCCCAGCACCGATCCTAGATGCTATGTGGGAGGGCAGCGACAGAAAGCCCGACTGGAGTAAAACGGGACTTGCACACTCGTTTTCTCCGAAGGAGCACGCAAATGGATACGCCTGACACAGCCCTCCGTGGGCAGAATACGACGGCAGGTGGCCGCCTGCACATGGCTTTTGAATTGGGCGAGAAGAACTGGAAGCTCTCACTGGGTGATGGCCAGCGCGCGCCCAGCCGCTGTACGGTCGCCGCCGGCGATACCGCGGCGGTTCTCACCGCCATCGCCAACGCCAGGGCGCGTTGCCATCTCGGCGCCGACGCACCCGTCTACAGCTGTTATGAAGCTGGCCGCGACGGTTTCTGGCTGCACCGCTGGCTGGCTGAACAGGGCATCGTCAATCTCGTGGTGGATTCGGCCAGCATCGAGGTGAACCGCCGTGCGCGTCGCGCCAAGACAGACCGGCTTGACAGCGACAAGCTGCTGTCGATGCTCATGCGCTATTACGCGGGCGAGCGGCGCGTGTGGGCGGTGGCACGCATTCCCACGCCCGAGCAGGAGGACGACCGGCGCCTGCACCGCGAGCTCGAACGCCTGCGCAAAGAGCAGACCGCGCACACCAACCGGATCCGCTCCCTGCTGGTACTGCACAACCTTCGGGTCCGGTCTGTCGGCGGCCGCATCTGGACGCACTGGTGGACCAGTCAGCGCGAGCTGCTGGCGCCCGGGCTGCGCGCCGAGATTGACCGCGAATGTGAGCGGCTCGTGCTGGTGCACCAGCAGATCCGCCTGCTCGAAGTGCAGCAGGAGCGGCAGGTGCGCAGCGGCGCACATCCCGGCATGGCGCTGCTCGCCCAGCTTGCCGGCATCGGTGCAGGCAGCGCGTGGACGCTTGTCAGGGAACTGTTCGGCTGGCGGCAGTTTCGCAACCGCCGCGAAGTGGCCGGCTGTCTGGGCCTGACGCCCACGCCGTACGCCAGCGGCACCAGCGAGGTTGAACTCGGTATCAGCAAGGCGGGCAACCGGCGATGTCGCTGGCTGATGGTCGAGCTCGCCTGGAGCTGGCTGCGCCTGCAGCCCGGCAGCCAGCTCAGCCACTGGTTCAACGAGCGCTTTGCCGGTACCGGCAAGCGGATGCGGCGCATCGGTATCGTCGCGCTCGCACGCCGTCTGGCGATCGCCCTGTGGCGTTATCTCGAGCACGGCGAGATCCCCGTCGGCGCGATATTCAAGCCGCGCGACGTCAACACCGTGAGGGCCTGAATGACTGAATGACATCGGATGCAGCAACAGCATGTAAAGGTCAACGCGCCCGGAACACGCTCGGGCTACCCACTGCGGGTGGCCGTTTCCCTAGATGGGGCGCGTCGGTAACAGGGTAGCTCCAGCGCTTCGCGCATGCGGCATGAGGTGACCGGCCTGTCAGGCCGGCACGGATAGAAGGTCGACCCGGCACTGACTGGTCAACAGACACCCTGACCTGAATGACATTGACATGCCAGGCTGCAACAAGGTTTACGCGATGAGCATCGGTACCGTCCTTTACGCAACGGCCTCTACGGCCAGCCTGCGCCTGGTCATGGTAGGTGACCGCGCAGGCTGGCCGTAGAGGCCGGACAAGGAACTTTACTTCGCATAACAGAATGTTTATAACCGGGCTTGACTTTTAGTTCCCCATAGAAGAGCGTGTTAGGAACTTTGCATAATAGGTCCGGCATGAACGAGCATAAGCATGGCAAAGACGACGAAGTGAACGCCGGCCAAGGTTTCGGGCAGGCGCTCGTAGTCGCGTGCCAGCCGCCTGAAGCGGTTGAGCCAGCCGAAGCTGCGCTCGACCACCCAGCGCAGCGCGTTGAACATTTCGCGCAGTTCGTATCGGCGCTGCGGTGCGTCTTCGTTCATCAAGGTCAGGTAGGGAGTGGCGAAACTCCATTCCTCGTCCGAAACATCCGTCGGGTATGGCTTGCGTTCTGTCATCCCGCCAGGTTACCAGGTCTGACCGAAAGTGCCTAACACGCTCTAGGTCGTAACGATCAGACGTTGGTTCGGATATGGATGACATATATGAGCTAGGGGCAACCAAAGTGCTACGAGTCGGGTCACCCGCTGCCAGGTCAGGCGATGCTTCTGACTACGACGGCGCAACGTGCGGTACCACAGGCGAGCAATACCACCCCGGAAGCCCCAGAGGCGCGATCCGTTTCGTGGCACGCCAAAGTACCGCACATGCCCAGTCACCACGGCGCGTTGATACCTCCCCTGCTCCGCGAGAGTCTGATGCATGCGTCGTCGCAGTTGTTCCTTGACTGCCAGAAGCTTGGCTCGCATTCGTTTGGCACTGGTCAACCGCAGGACCGCAAACTTTCCCTTGCGGGTCTTCCCACAACAATGCGTGAGACCCAGGAAGTCGAAGGTCTGCGGTTTGCCCCCGCCGCGACGTCGGCATTTCTCGCGCGCAAAGCGTCCGAACTCGATCAGCCGCGTCTTGCTCTCGTGCAGCTTCAGGCCGAAGTGAGCCAGCCGCTCGGTCACTTCGCGCTGGAAGCGCTCCGCGTCCCGAAGATGCTGAAACCCCGCGACCCAATCGTCGGCATATCGCACGACGATCATGTCGCCTTCGGCGTACCGCGCACGCCACTGCTTCACCCACAGGTCAAATGCATAATGGAGATAGCTGTTCGGCAACAGCGGCGAGATGTTACCGCCCTGAACTGTACCCACCTCGCTCTGCGTCAACCTGCCGTCTTCCAGCACGCCAGCGTGCAGCCATTTCTTGATGAGCCGCACAACCCGCGTGTCCGCCACCCGGTGCTCGATGAATCTGATCAGCCAGTCGTGTTCGATCGTGTCATAGAACTTGCTGATGTCCGCATCGAGTATCCAGCTCACTTTCCTGCGCTCGATACCCACGCTCACGGCGTCGAGCGCGTTGTGCGCACTCTTGCCGGGACGGAAGCCGTAACTGAACCCGACAAAGTCCTGTTCATAGATCGCGTTGGGTACCTCGACCGTGGCGAGCTGGACGAGCTTGTCCTCCAGCGCCGGCACGCCCAGCGGGCGTTTGCTCCCGTCGGTCTTGTCGATGTACACGCGCCTCACAGGCTGGGGCCGGTAAGCCCCTCGGGCCAGCCGGTCGGACAGGTCCAGAAGCCGCGCTTCAAGGTCCAGTCCGTACGACTGCCACGTCTCGCCGTCCACCCCGGCAGCCGCTTTACGCTTAAGCGCGAAGTAGGCTGCCCGCAGGCGGTCGACCGCGTAGATGTGATGCATCAGGGTGGTGAACTTCGCACCCGGTCGGCCTTTGGCCGTCTGTCGTATGCCGTCGAGCGCCGCTCCCATGTCGTATTCCCGCCCCAATCTGCGGGACATGCGCGCCGCGACTGCATTGCCCTTGGCCAGCCGCCTTCCCTCCACCGCATCCGCCACCGCAGGACGCCCCAGGGATCAGTGGCGTCGCCATTGCTCGCCAACGTGTACCTGCACTACGGTGCGTCAGGACAAGCCTGGCGCTTCCAGCGGGTGAAATTCCCGCCCCGGAAAGGGGAATGAGCCGCCCCACCGGGAATCGAGTCTTGGGCTTCTGAAGGCAACGACAGGAGTTAAGCGTAGACAGAGCGACGAGCAGGCCGTAACGCAAGTGAAGCTGTGGAGCCTCGTTAAGGTACAAATCCGCAGGCCGACGGGATCGTAGTGCCCGGAAGGCTACAGTAGGCCACCGCAATGGGCGATGGGGGCTGGAGACTGCGGCGGGGTCAGAGGGCACGGCATGTTCGGAAACAGGAAGCGTCGAGGAACCTGAGAGATCCATCGTGGTCTTGGTCTGGCCGCAAGCGGATCGAGTATGCCTACCGAAATGGATCATTCCTGAGGGAAGCAAATGCTGCGATGGAAG from Paraburkholderia phytofirmans OLGA172 encodes the following:
- a CDS encoding AEC family transporter; this translates as MLYEISYALIPFFFSMGAGYFSGKVNKGKMALASINTMLVDYALPFALFVYTAKMHRESFSSHILLVVVLVVVMLAPYFLSLLFSRFLFHVDLAHAAVRAVTVGMPNFAAIGLPLLHAVYGEQSDLTVALAITSASVVMSPAALILLEHSKVQADAADVAPDKRSKLIKGLLNTFLKPVVIAPIAGILIALLGWPLPRLLAQSLNIIGSTTAGLALFSTGLILAAQPFRLCGEVWVDVALSNVLQPLIALLMASALALPKTIAGEAILLSAIPCGSFGILFGLSYNVRDTTAGTTLVVSSILSAVTLSVTILLLNHRW
- a CDS encoding fumarylacetoacetate hydrolase family protein yields the protein MRFISFARDNVSGIAIKSKNDVYLALDQTNPKFPGDLTSLIKSGGEALTAARRSLETHGFPLDLTDCILLPPIAEPEKIICVGLNYVDHSHEAGFEVPDYPTLFARFRSSLIGHGAPIRRPNESEQLDYEGELVAVVGREGRRIPKGSALAHVAGYTVFNDATLRDYQFRTPQWTMGKNFDETGAIGPQFVTADELPPGAVGLRIQTRLNDVVVQNANTSQMVFDVATLIALISDAMTLRPGDLIVTGTPSGIGMARKPPLWMKPGDVCEVEIEQIGVLRNPIEKD
- a CDS encoding IS110 family transposase, which translates into the protein MDTPDTALRGQNTTAGGRLHMAFELGEKNWKLSLGDGQRAPSRCTVAAGDTAAVLTAIANARARCHLGADAPVYSCYEAGRDGFWLHRWLAEQGIVNLVVDSASIEVNRRARRAKTDRLDSDKLLSMLMRYYAGERRVWAVARIPTPEQEDDRRLHRELERLRKEQTAHTNRIRSLLVLHNLRVRSVGGRIWTHWWTSQRELLAPGLRAEIDRECERLVLVHQQIRLLEVQQERQVRSGAHPGMALLAQLAGIGAGSAWTLVRELFGWRQFRNRREVAGCLGLTPTPYASGTSEVELGISKAGNRRCRWLMVELAWSWLRLQPGSQLSHWFNERFAGTGKRMRRIGIVALARRLAIALWRYLEHGEIPVGAIFKPRDVNTVRA
- the ltrA gene encoding group II intron reverse transcriptase/maturase, whose amino-acid sequence is MADAVEGRRLAKGNAVAARMSRRLGREYDMGAALDGIRQTAKGRPGAKFTTLMHHIYAVDRLRAAYFALKRKAAAGVDGETWQSYGLDLEARLLDLSDRLARGAYRPQPVRRVYIDKTDGSKRPLGVPALEDKLVQLATVEVPNAIYEQDFVGFSYGFRPGKSAHNALDAVSVGIERRKVSWILDADISKFYDTIEHDWLIRFIEHRVADTRVVRLIKKWLHAGVLEDGRLTQSEVGTVQGGNISPLLPNSYLHYAFDLWVKQWRARYAEGDMIVVRYADDWVAGFQHLRDAERFQREVTERLAHFGLKLHESKTRLIEFGRFAREKCRRRGGGKPQTFDFLGLTHCCGKTRKGKFAVLRLTSAKRMRAKLLAVKEQLRRRMHQTLAEQGRYQRAVVTGHVRYFGVPRNGSRLWGFRGGIARLWYRTLRRRSQKHRLTWQRVTRLVALWLPLAHICHPYPNQRLIVTT